The following are encoded in a window of Phragmites australis chromosome 22, lpPhrAust1.1, whole genome shotgun sequence genomic DNA:
- the LOC133905259 gene encoding polyprotein of EF-Ts, chloroplastic-like encodes MTPVIHCSVGNISLFHLGSFRTSREIQIRRFHGSTGYSRVASPSPRRLLQPQTAFHLISVYKRRSWSSSQRSRTLSAATVGTDVTVEDQNPSPAGETSNENSEAAPGSAEASEQAEASTDQASSAPKLGRNIRKSEMPPLTDDDLVPGASFTGKVRSIKPFGVFVDIGAFTEGLVHISRVSDGFVKDISSLFTVGQEVTVRLVEANKETGRISLTMREGGDYVKPANETPKAASGGRSATTIPTRSSPRQTKERREAKAIGESKYVPGQSLNGTVKNTTRSGTFVTLSDGSEGFLPREEEAVALFTLIGQSAMEVGKQIRVKVLNVAQGQVTLTMKEVEDDEDDLKMLNMELKREWSRGTNAFELAFRRNKEISAFLDQRGKTKVPEVQAAAGAAVGTVLDAEAGSDESQDKESEASKAESPETDSRTSADVSELSKIESVEADSSVSATETEGKEEGSSSIEATTTTVEEAAPADEESGEQLTASVSEVSTDIPAPVSEVSPQEEIEDSTFVADTADDQTVESESSPSTVIELPSNGTPDSTSVSSVSETEDKPSEPEESSAVEEVPVTASRGDETNDSVEKEPAAVAEAAAASGEKTGAEVAAAGVEQASTTTATISPALVKQLREATGAGMMDCKKALAESGGDIEKAQEFLRKKGLAAADKRAGRATAEGRIGSYIHDSRIGVLLEVNCETDFVSRGDIFKELVDDLAMQIAACPQVQYISIDDVPEEVVKKETELEMQREDLLSKPEQIRSKIVEGRVKKRLGEFALFEQPFIKNDKVTISEWVKQTIATIGENMKVNRFVRYNLGEGLEKKSQDFAAEVAAQTSAKPPPSVPPKDDKPAETTETAEKKPAVAVSAALVKQLRDETGAGMMDCKKALAETGADLQKAQEFLRKKGLSSADKKSSRLTAEGLIGSYIHDNRIGCMIEVNSETDFVARNEKFKELVNDLAMQVVACPQVDYVSVEDIPESVVSKEKEIEMQREDLQSKPENIREKIVEGRIAKRLGVMALLEQPFIKDDSKTVKDLVKEMIASLGENIKVRRFVRYTLGEN; translated from the exons ATGACGCCAGTGATCCATTGTTCTGTTGGCAATATTAGCCTATTTCACCTTGGCAGTTTCAGGACCAGCCGAGAAATCCAAATAAGAAGATTCCATGGTTCAACAGGGTATTCAAGAGTAGCATCACCATCACCCCGACGACTTCTGCAGCCACAAACAGCATTTCACTTGATCAGTGTTTACAAAAGAAGAAGCTGGTCCTCTTCCCAGAGGTCAAGAACCTTATCCGCAGCAACTGTTGGGACTGATGTCACAGTTGAGGACCAAAATCCGTCTCCCGCAGGAGAAACCTCCAATGAGAACTCTGAGGCTGCACCTGGCAGTGCTGAAGCCAGTGAGCAGGCTGAGGCTAGCACGGACCAAGCTTCTTCCGCTCCCAAATTAGGACGCAACATACGGAAGAGTGAGATGCCTCCACTGACTGATGATGATCTAGTTCCTGGTGCATCTTTTACTGGGAAAGTTAGGTCTATCAAGCCATTTGGCGTTTTTGTTGACATTGGAGCATTCACGGAAGGCCTTGTTCATATCTCCCGAGTAAGTGATGGGTTTGTAAAAGATATATCTTCCCTCTTCACTGTTGGACAAGAGGTGACAGTCAGATTAGTTGAAGCTAATAAGGAAACGGGGCGCATCTCTCTGACAATGCGGGAAGGTGGTGATTATGTCAAGCCGGCAAATGAAACACCTAAGGCTGCAAGCGGTGGGCGGAGTGCCACCACAATTCCAACCAGAAGCTCACCAAGGCAAACAAAGGAAAGACGGGAAGCCAAGGCAATAGGCGAGTCAAAATATGTACCAGGGCAATCTCTGAATGGCACTGTGAAAAATACAACAAGATCAGGGACATTTGTTACACTGTCTGATGGGAGTGAAGGATTCCTTCCCAGAGAAGAGGAAGCAGTGGCTTTGTTTACCCTTATTGGGCAATCTGCAATGGAAGTTGGTAAACAGATAAGGGTTAAAGTATTGAATGTAGCACAAGGTCAGGTCACTTTGACGATGAAAGAGGTGGAAGATGACGAAGATGATTTGAAAATGCTAAACATGGAGCTTAAGAGGGAATGGTCCCGAGGGACCAATGCGTTTGAGTTAGCTTTCCGTAGGAATAAGGAGATCTCTGCATTCTTGGATCAGAGGGGAAAGACAAAAGTGCCGGAAGTACAAGCAGCTGCTGGAGCGGCAGTAGGCACCGTGCTTGATGCTGAAGCGGGCAGTGATGAAAGCCAGGACAAAGAGAGCGAAGCAAGCAAGGCTGAATCACCTGAGACTGATAGTCGAACTTCAGCGGACGTGAGTGAACTGAGCAAGATCGAATCAGTTGAGGCTGATAGTTCAGTGTCTGCTACTGAAACTGAAGGCAAAGAGGAGGGTAGCTCTTCGATAGAAGCTACCACCACCACTGTTGAGGAAGCTGCTCCAGCAGATGAGGAAAGTGGTGAACAATTGACCGCATCTGTGTCAGAAGTATCAACTGATATTCCTGCCCCTGTATCTGAGGTCTCTCCTCAGGAGGAAATTGAGGATTCTACTTTTGTGGCAGACACTGCTGATGACCAAACTGTAGAATCTGAAAGTTCACCTTCAACTGTTATTGAACTGCCCTCCAATGGGACCCCAGATAGCACTAGTGTGTCTTCAGTTTCAGAAACTGAGGATAAACCTTCTGAGCCTGAAGAATCTTCAGCAGTAGAAGAGGTTCCTGTAACTGCAAGTAGGGGGGATGAAACCAATGATAGCGTGGAGAAAGAACCAGCTGCAGTTGCTGAGGCTGCAGCAGCCTCGGGTGAGAAAACTGGTGCAGaggttgctgctgctggagtcGAACAAGCAAGCACCACTACAG CCACTATTTCACCAGCCCTTGTCAAGCAATTGCGCGAGGCAACTGGAGCAGGCATGATGGACTGCAAAAAGGCACTTGCAGAATCAGGGGGTGACATTGAGAAAGCGCAAGAATTCCTTCGGAAGAAAGGGTTGGCGGCTGCTGACAAGAGGGCTGGCAGAGCGACTGCTGAGGGAAGAATTGGTTCTTACATACATGACAGCAGAATTGGGGTCCTTCTTGAAGTGAATTGTGAGACTGACTTTGTATCCCGAGGTGACATCTTCAAAGAGTTAGTCGATGATCTAGCCATGCAAATTGCTGCTTGCCCTCAAGTACAGTACATCTCTATTGATGACGTTCCTGAAGAGGTTGTGAAGAAGGAGACAGAGCTGGAGATGCAGAGGGAGGACCTCTTGTCAAAGCCTGAGCAGATCCGGTCTAAGATCGTCGAAGGACGTGTAAAGAAGAGGCTTGGAGAGTTTGCACTGTTTGAACAACCATTCATCAAGAATGACAAGGTCACAATAAGTGAATGGGTGAAGCAAACTATAGCCACAATTGGAGAGAACATGAAGGTCAATAGATTTGTCCGGTACAACCTCGGTGAAGGATTGGAGAAGAAAAGCCAGGATTTTGCAGCTGAAGTTGCAGCACAGACATCAGCAAAGCCGCCACCATCTGTGCCTCCCAAGGATGATAAGCCTGCTGAAACGACAGAAACTGCTGAGAA GAAGCCAGCTGTGGCAGTTTCAGCAGCATTGGTAAAGCAACTTCGAGATGAAACCGGCGCTGGTATGATGGATTGCAAGAAAGCGCTGGCTGAGACCGGTGCTGACCTTCAGAAGGCTCAGGAGTTCCTCAGGAAGAAGGGGCTCTCATCTGCAGACAAGAAATCTTCTCGCCTAACTGCTGAAGGTCTGATTGGCTCCTACATCCACGACAACCGTATCGGATGCATGATTGAGGTCAACTCCGAGACCGACTTCGTGGCTCGCAACGAGAAGTTCAAGGAGCTGGTGAACGACCTCGCAATGCAAGTGGTGGCGTGTCCACAGGTCGACTATGTCTCGGTGGAGGACATTCCGGAGAGTGTTGTcagcaaggagaaggaaatTGAGATGCAGAGGGAGGACCTGCAGTCCAAACCTGAGAACATTAGGGAGAAGATTGTCGAAGGGCGGATAGCGAAGAGGCTCGGGGTGATGGCTCTCCTGGAGCAGCCCTTTATCAAGGATGACAGCAAGACAGTGAAGGATCTCGTGAAGGAGATGATCGCCTCCCTTGGGGAGAACATCAAGGTGCGGAGGTTTGTCCGGTACACCCTCGGCGAGAACTGA